The following are encoded in a window of Anoplopoma fimbria isolate UVic2021 breed Golden Eagle Sablefish chromosome 3, Afim_UVic_2022, whole genome shotgun sequence genomic DNA:
- the si:ch211-188c16.1 gene encoding uncharacterized protein si:ch211-188c16.1 isoform X6 has product MEEGLSHFKALRAKFQEEALLAQSKTSRPAVAEKPKHLPPPPPGGHCGSVVSSINIAVENKTPVAPWVIFRDGLGASGGKRPISFPPQLQLTSPPSQLANGDRTTRQSLKDRHMPLVLPVLPFKERKTEPPAKKEHKLGPEPGREVLPQTKIKKKGLLLPFKSARASKVSAENGEEPTYADLTTRPSSAPGELPSMEKRTTEDGVSPQSDQSTAEFPLSSPDIPITPPPAQTSVYSDNKMISTLERAKKKFSRKQMLISAKHKSLRSPDYVSRDKAFPLPPNNLIEPELPIPPPVCLPHMACLSARPFFKANHSERRSVLDKHFGRDKSLPSVRTVKPHSPSAPQKRSLPDVRSLGPLPPKPPRPPLVDLSCYPPPTVNEVSPGLSQAPSEEPQAEHPSVSHSVLDAPEFPDFENSEMETAEGEAVDICALELEALDLVSTDLPVPDHCGLIGFEHPQPDLSVFDPLEPLMSNGIQDLNLGSQNIIPLDPASFPEPINLDAFPEPSVSEQWSQSEEVIMDPLSSTQADETDLGDAESHSAAQEADGVSHAALNDVIQSHTSVSQEDSYYEACDNVYEDVESINRLISGQNSRKRKGGLKNPYADNHPMKEEASLNIWPRNPWGSLSGEHAHSANNHLHSKERQSPNTADLKEKKKREKHRQEKEKKEQKDREKKENEMKKKFKVNGEEEAMYHAKVMVASKVRKNDLPVTSGDTVSIIRTTNCPKGKWLARDANHKYGYISVMNVELNIKEMLELGKKAQAAGRGGNLEGDTISIGSRSSCHLVLTSSFTDDSEEWACEDETLSPSSESHSCPLQIASLPEMSCGHVGAQHTLSDANLEDLHTQTRHEALQKLAIFFQHSKDEFDDISDGGGATPTKFLVWC; this is encoded by the exons ATGGAAGAG GGACTGAGCCACTTCAAAGCTCTGAGGGCCAAGTTTCAGGAAGAGGCCCTCTTGGCTCAATCCAAAACCAGTCGTCCAGCTGTTGCAGAGAAACCGAagcaccttcctcctcctcctcctggaggTCACTGCGGCTCCGTGGTCAGCAGTATTAATATTGCTGTAGAAAACAAGACACCAGTGGCTCCCTGGGTCATCTTCAGAGATGGGCTGGGGGCATCCGGAGGCAAGCGACCAATTTCCTTTCCACCGCAACTTCAGCTGACCTCCCCCCCATCTCAGCTGGCTAATGGTGACAGAACAACAAGGCAGTCCCTCAAAGACAGACACATGCCTCTGGTGCTTCCTGTCCTGCCTTTTAAAGAGCGAAAGACAGAACCGCCAGCCAAAAAGGAGCACAAACTGGGACCAGAGCCAGGGAGAGAAGTCCTGCCGCAAACTAAAATCAAGAAGAAAGGTTTACTGCTTCCTTTCAAGTCCGCCAGAGCATCAAAGGTCAGCGCAGAAAATGGAGAGGAGCCTACGTATGCTGATTTGACCACCAGACCTTCCAGTGCTCCCGGTGAGCTACCCTCGATGGAGAAACGAACCACAGAAGATGGGGTTTCGCCCCAAAGTGACCAATCTACTGCGGAGTTCCCACTCTCCAGCCCCGACATCCCGATCACCCCTCCTCCTGCACAGACAAGTGTTTACTCCGACAACAAAATGATTAGCACCTTGGAGAGAGCCAAGAAGAAGTTTTCACGCAAGCAGATGTTGATCTCCGCCAAACATAAGAGCTTGCGTTCTCCTGACTACGTCTCAAGAGACAAGGCGTTCCCTTTGCCGCCAAATAACCTTATAGAACCCGAGCTACCCATACCGCCACCAGTCTGTCTTCCACACATGGCTTGTCTATCAGCCCGGCCTTTCTTCAAAGCGAACCACTCTGAACGCA GGTCTGTCCTGGATAAGCATTTTGGCAGGGATAAATCTCTTCCCTCTGTCAGGACTGTTAAACCTCACTCACCCTCTGCTCCTCAAAAGAGGTCTCTACCTGACGTGAGGTCACTGGGGCCATTGCCACCAAAGCCCCCCAGACCTCCGTTAGTAGATCTCAGCTGTTACCCTCCACCCACAGTGAACG AGGTGTCACCAGGTCTTAGCCAAGCACCAAGCGAAGAGCCGCAGGCTGAGCACCCATCCGTCTCCCACTCTGTACTAGACGCTCCGGAGTTTCCAGACTTTGAGAATTCAGAGATGGAAACAGCAGAGGGTGAAGCTGTTGACATATGTGCACTGGAACTGGAGGCCTTGGACTTAGTCAGCACTGACCTTCCTGTACCAGATCACTGCGGGCTCATCGGTTTCGAGCATCCACAACCGGACTTATCGGTGTTTGATCCTTTAGAGCCCCTTATGAGCAACGGAATCCAAGATCTGAACCTTGGCAGTCAAAACATAATACCCCTCGATCCAGCCAGCTTCCCTGAACCAATAAACTTAGACGCTTTCCCAGAGCCTTCTGTATCAGAGCAATGGTCCCAGAGTGAGGAGGTGATCATGGATCCTCTTTCTAGCACTCAAGCTGATGAGACAGATCTGGGAGATGCTGagtctcactctgctgcacaGGAAGCAGACGGTGTTAGCCACGCAGCATTGAATGATGTGATTCAATCACATACAAG TGTTTCTCAAGAGGACAGTTACTACGAAGCGTGTGATAATGTGTATGAGGACGTCGAGAGTATCAACAGATTAATCTCGGGCCAGAACTCGCGTAAACGAAAAGGTGGCCTGAAGA ATCCATATGCTGACAACCACCCTAtg aAGGAGGAGGCGTCTCTAAATATATGGCCGCGGAATCCTTG GGGCAGTTTATCAGGAGAACACGCTCATTCGGCTAATAATCATCTCCACAG taaaGAACGCCAAAGCCCCAACACTGCTGACcttaaagaaaagaagaagagggaaaaacaccgacaggagaaggagaaaaaagagcaaaaggatagggagaagaaggaaaatgaaatgaaaaagaagttCAAG GTGAACGGCGAAGAGGAGGCCATGTACCACGCCAAGGTGATGGTGGCTAGCAAGGTTCGCAAGAATGACCTGCCAGTGACGAGCGGGGACACGGTCAGCATCATTCGCACCACCAACTGCCCCAAAGGCAAATGGTTGGCCCGAGACGCCAACCACAAGT ACGGTTATATTTCAGTGATGAACGTAGAACTAAATATCAAAGAGATGCTGGAACTTGGCAAGAAGGCCCAGGCAGCTGGGCGAGGAGGCAACCTAGAGGGAGATACCATCAGCATTGGGAGCAG aTCCTCATGCCACCTTGTACTAACAAGCAGTT TCACCGATGACAGTGAGGAGTGGGCCTGCGAAGATGAGACCCTCTCGCCCTCCAGTGAAAGCCA TAGCTGTCCCCTTCAGATAGCCTCACTGCCCGAGATGT CATGTGGCCATGTCGGCGCTCAGCACACTCTGAGCGATGCCAACCTGGAGGACCTACACACGCA gACCAGACACGAGGCCCTGCAGAAACTAGCCATCTTCTTTCAACACAGCAAAGATGAATTTGACGACAtctctgatggaggaggagcaacCCCTACAAA ATTTCTTGTATGGTGTTGA
- the si:ch211-188c16.1 gene encoding uncharacterized protein si:ch211-188c16.1 isoform X5, with protein MEEGLSHFKALRAKFQEEALLAQSKTSRPAVAEKPKHLPPPPPGGHCGSVVSSINIAVENKTPVAPWVIFRDGLGASGGKRPISFPPQLQLTSPPSQLANGDRTTRQSLKDRHMPLVLPVLPFKERKTEPPAKKEHKLGPEPGREVLPQTKIKKKGLLLPFKSARASKVSAENGEEPTYADLTTRPSSAPGELPSMEKRTTEDGVSPQSDQSTAEFPLSSPDIPITPPPAQTSVYSDNKMISTLERAKKKFSRKQMLISAKHKSLRSPDYVSRDKAFPLPPNNLIEPELPIPPPVCLPHMACLSARPFFKANHSERRSVLDKHFGRDKSLPSVRTVKPHSPSAPQKRSLPDVRSLGPLPPKPPRPPLVDLSCYPPPTVNEVSPGLSQAPSEEPQAEHPSVSHSVLDAPEFPDFENSEMETAEGEAVDICALELEALDLVSTDLPVPDHCGLIGFEHPQPDLSVFDPLEPLMSNGIQDLNLGSQNIIPLDPASFPEPINLDAFPEPSVSEQWSQSEEVIMDPLSSTQADETDLGDAESHSAAQEADGVSHAALNDVIQSHTSVSQEDSYYEACDNVYEDVESINRLISGQNSRKRKGGLKNPYADNHPMKEEASLNIWPRNPWGSLSGEHAHSANNHLHSKERQSPNTADLKEKKKREKHRQEKEKKEQKDREKKENEMKKKFKVNGEEEAMYHAKVMVASKVRKNDLPVTSGDTVSIIRTTNCPKGKWLARDANHKYGYISVMNVELNIKEMLELGKKAQAAGRGGNLEGDTISIGSRSSCHLVLTSSFTDDSEEWACEDETLSPSSESHCPLQIASLPEMSCGHVGAQHTLSDANLEDLHTQTRHEALQKLAIFFQHSKDEFDDISDGGGATPTNAEPSNFLYGVEEPPYPEQEVDFTELELLPPPPLYADTF; from the exons ATGGAAGAG GGACTGAGCCACTTCAAAGCTCTGAGGGCCAAGTTTCAGGAAGAGGCCCTCTTGGCTCAATCCAAAACCAGTCGTCCAGCTGTTGCAGAGAAACCGAagcaccttcctcctcctcctcctggaggTCACTGCGGCTCCGTGGTCAGCAGTATTAATATTGCTGTAGAAAACAAGACACCAGTGGCTCCCTGGGTCATCTTCAGAGATGGGCTGGGGGCATCCGGAGGCAAGCGACCAATTTCCTTTCCACCGCAACTTCAGCTGACCTCCCCCCCATCTCAGCTGGCTAATGGTGACAGAACAACAAGGCAGTCCCTCAAAGACAGACACATGCCTCTGGTGCTTCCTGTCCTGCCTTTTAAAGAGCGAAAGACAGAACCGCCAGCCAAAAAGGAGCACAAACTGGGACCAGAGCCAGGGAGAGAAGTCCTGCCGCAAACTAAAATCAAGAAGAAAGGTTTACTGCTTCCTTTCAAGTCCGCCAGAGCATCAAAGGTCAGCGCAGAAAATGGAGAGGAGCCTACGTATGCTGATTTGACCACCAGACCTTCCAGTGCTCCCGGTGAGCTACCCTCGATGGAGAAACGAACCACAGAAGATGGGGTTTCGCCCCAAAGTGACCAATCTACTGCGGAGTTCCCACTCTCCAGCCCCGACATCCCGATCACCCCTCCTCCTGCACAGACAAGTGTTTACTCCGACAACAAAATGATTAGCACCTTGGAGAGAGCCAAGAAGAAGTTTTCACGCAAGCAGATGTTGATCTCCGCCAAACATAAGAGCTTGCGTTCTCCTGACTACGTCTCAAGAGACAAGGCGTTCCCTTTGCCGCCAAATAACCTTATAGAACCCGAGCTACCCATACCGCCACCAGTCTGTCTTCCACACATGGCTTGTCTATCAGCCCGGCCTTTCTTCAAAGCGAACCACTCTGAACGCA GGTCTGTCCTGGATAAGCATTTTGGCAGGGATAAATCTCTTCCCTCTGTCAGGACTGTTAAACCTCACTCACCCTCTGCTCCTCAAAAGAGGTCTCTACCTGACGTGAGGTCACTGGGGCCATTGCCACCAAAGCCCCCCAGACCTCCGTTAGTAGATCTCAGCTGTTACCCTCCACCCACAGTGAACG AGGTGTCACCAGGTCTTAGCCAAGCACCAAGCGAAGAGCCGCAGGCTGAGCACCCATCCGTCTCCCACTCTGTACTAGACGCTCCGGAGTTTCCAGACTTTGAGAATTCAGAGATGGAAACAGCAGAGGGTGAAGCTGTTGACATATGTGCACTGGAACTGGAGGCCTTGGACTTAGTCAGCACTGACCTTCCTGTACCAGATCACTGCGGGCTCATCGGTTTCGAGCATCCACAACCGGACTTATCGGTGTTTGATCCTTTAGAGCCCCTTATGAGCAACGGAATCCAAGATCTGAACCTTGGCAGTCAAAACATAATACCCCTCGATCCAGCCAGCTTCCCTGAACCAATAAACTTAGACGCTTTCCCAGAGCCTTCTGTATCAGAGCAATGGTCCCAGAGTGAGGAGGTGATCATGGATCCTCTTTCTAGCACTCAAGCTGATGAGACAGATCTGGGAGATGCTGagtctcactctgctgcacaGGAAGCAGACGGTGTTAGCCACGCAGCATTGAATGATGTGATTCAATCACATACAAG TGTTTCTCAAGAGGACAGTTACTACGAAGCGTGTGATAATGTGTATGAGGACGTCGAGAGTATCAACAGATTAATCTCGGGCCAGAACTCGCGTAAACGAAAAGGTGGCCTGAAGA ATCCATATGCTGACAACCACCCTAtg aAGGAGGAGGCGTCTCTAAATATATGGCCGCGGAATCCTTG GGGCAGTTTATCAGGAGAACACGCTCATTCGGCTAATAATCATCTCCACAG taaaGAACGCCAAAGCCCCAACACTGCTGACcttaaagaaaagaagaagagggaaaaacaccgacaggagaaggagaaaaaagagcaaaaggatagggagaagaaggaaaatgaaatgaaaaagaagttCAAG GTGAACGGCGAAGAGGAGGCCATGTACCACGCCAAGGTGATGGTGGCTAGCAAGGTTCGCAAGAATGACCTGCCAGTGACGAGCGGGGACACGGTCAGCATCATTCGCACCACCAACTGCCCCAAAGGCAAATGGTTGGCCCGAGACGCCAACCACAAGT ACGGTTATATTTCAGTGATGAACGTAGAACTAAATATCAAAGAGATGCTGGAACTTGGCAAGAAGGCCCAGGCAGCTGGGCGAGGAGGCAACCTAGAGGGAGATACCATCAGCATTGGGAGCAG aTCCTCATGCCACCTTGTACTAACAAGCAGTT TCACCGATGACAGTGAGGAGTGGGCCTGCGAAGATGAGACCCTCTCGCCCTCCAGTGAAAGCCA CTGTCCCCTTCAGATAGCCTCACTGCCCGAGATGT CATGTGGCCATGTCGGCGCTCAGCACACTCTGAGCGATGCCAACCTGGAGGACCTACACACGCA gACCAGACACGAGGCCCTGCAGAAACTAGCCATCTTCTTTCAACACAGCAAAGATGAATTTGACGACAtctctgatggaggaggagcaacCCCTACAAA TGCCGAGCCATCGA ATTTCTTGTATGGTGTTGAGGAGCCTCCATACCC GGAACAAGAGGTTGACTTCACAGAGCTGGAACTCCTTCCTCCCCCGCCGCTATATGCCGACACCTTCTGA
- the si:ch211-188c16.1 gene encoding uncharacterized protein si:ch211-188c16.1 isoform X4 — MEEGLSHFKALRAKFQEEALLAQSKTSRPAVAEKPKHLPPPPPGGHCGSVVSSINIAVENKTPVAPWVIFRDGLGASGGKRPISFPPQLQLTSPPSQLANGDRTTRQSLKDRHMPLVLPVLPFKERKTEPPAKKEHKLGPEPGREVLPQTKIKKKGLLLPFKSARASKVSAENGEEPTYADLTTRPSSAPGELPSMEKRTTEDGVSPQSDQSTAEFPLSSPDIPITPPPAQTSVYSDNKMISTLERAKKKFSRKQMLISAKHKSLRSPDYVSRDKAFPLPPNNLIEPELPIPPPVCLPHMACLSARPFFKANHSERRSVLDKHFGRDKSLPSVRTVKPHSPSAPQKRSLPDVRSLGPLPPKPPRPPLVDLSCYPPPTVNEVSPGLSQAPSEEPQAEHPSVSHSVLDAPEFPDFENSEMETAEGEAVDICALELEALDLVSTDLPVPDHCGLIGFEHPQPDLSVFDPLEPLMSNGIQDLNLGSQNIIPLDPASFPEPINLDAFPEPSVSEQWSQSEEVIMDPLSSTQADETDLGDAESHSAAQEADGVSHAALNDVIQSHTSVSQEDSYYEACDNVYEDVESINRLISGQNSRKRKGGLKNPYADNHPMKEEASLNIWPRNPWGSLSGEHAHSANNHLHSKERQSPNTADLKEKKKREKHRQEKEKKEQKDREKKENEMKKKFKVNGEEEAMYHAKVMVASKVRKNDLPVTSGDTVSIIRTTNCPKGKWLARDANHKYGYISVMNVELNIKEMLELGKKAQAAGRGGNLEGDTISIGSRSSCHLVLTSSFTDDSEEWACEDETLSPSSESHSCPLQIASLPEMSCGHVGAQHTLSDANLEDLHTQTRHEALQKLAIFFQHSKDEFDDISDGGGATPTNAEPSNFLYGVEEPPYPEQEVDFTELELLPPPPLYADTF, encoded by the exons ATGGAAGAG GGACTGAGCCACTTCAAAGCTCTGAGGGCCAAGTTTCAGGAAGAGGCCCTCTTGGCTCAATCCAAAACCAGTCGTCCAGCTGTTGCAGAGAAACCGAagcaccttcctcctcctcctcctggaggTCACTGCGGCTCCGTGGTCAGCAGTATTAATATTGCTGTAGAAAACAAGACACCAGTGGCTCCCTGGGTCATCTTCAGAGATGGGCTGGGGGCATCCGGAGGCAAGCGACCAATTTCCTTTCCACCGCAACTTCAGCTGACCTCCCCCCCATCTCAGCTGGCTAATGGTGACAGAACAACAAGGCAGTCCCTCAAAGACAGACACATGCCTCTGGTGCTTCCTGTCCTGCCTTTTAAAGAGCGAAAGACAGAACCGCCAGCCAAAAAGGAGCACAAACTGGGACCAGAGCCAGGGAGAGAAGTCCTGCCGCAAACTAAAATCAAGAAGAAAGGTTTACTGCTTCCTTTCAAGTCCGCCAGAGCATCAAAGGTCAGCGCAGAAAATGGAGAGGAGCCTACGTATGCTGATTTGACCACCAGACCTTCCAGTGCTCCCGGTGAGCTACCCTCGATGGAGAAACGAACCACAGAAGATGGGGTTTCGCCCCAAAGTGACCAATCTACTGCGGAGTTCCCACTCTCCAGCCCCGACATCCCGATCACCCCTCCTCCTGCACAGACAAGTGTTTACTCCGACAACAAAATGATTAGCACCTTGGAGAGAGCCAAGAAGAAGTTTTCACGCAAGCAGATGTTGATCTCCGCCAAACATAAGAGCTTGCGTTCTCCTGACTACGTCTCAAGAGACAAGGCGTTCCCTTTGCCGCCAAATAACCTTATAGAACCCGAGCTACCCATACCGCCACCAGTCTGTCTTCCACACATGGCTTGTCTATCAGCCCGGCCTTTCTTCAAAGCGAACCACTCTGAACGCA GGTCTGTCCTGGATAAGCATTTTGGCAGGGATAAATCTCTTCCCTCTGTCAGGACTGTTAAACCTCACTCACCCTCTGCTCCTCAAAAGAGGTCTCTACCTGACGTGAGGTCACTGGGGCCATTGCCACCAAAGCCCCCCAGACCTCCGTTAGTAGATCTCAGCTGTTACCCTCCACCCACAGTGAACG AGGTGTCACCAGGTCTTAGCCAAGCACCAAGCGAAGAGCCGCAGGCTGAGCACCCATCCGTCTCCCACTCTGTACTAGACGCTCCGGAGTTTCCAGACTTTGAGAATTCAGAGATGGAAACAGCAGAGGGTGAAGCTGTTGACATATGTGCACTGGAACTGGAGGCCTTGGACTTAGTCAGCACTGACCTTCCTGTACCAGATCACTGCGGGCTCATCGGTTTCGAGCATCCACAACCGGACTTATCGGTGTTTGATCCTTTAGAGCCCCTTATGAGCAACGGAATCCAAGATCTGAACCTTGGCAGTCAAAACATAATACCCCTCGATCCAGCCAGCTTCCCTGAACCAATAAACTTAGACGCTTTCCCAGAGCCTTCTGTATCAGAGCAATGGTCCCAGAGTGAGGAGGTGATCATGGATCCTCTTTCTAGCACTCAAGCTGATGAGACAGATCTGGGAGATGCTGagtctcactctgctgcacaGGAAGCAGACGGTGTTAGCCACGCAGCATTGAATGATGTGATTCAATCACATACAAG TGTTTCTCAAGAGGACAGTTACTACGAAGCGTGTGATAATGTGTATGAGGACGTCGAGAGTATCAACAGATTAATCTCGGGCCAGAACTCGCGTAAACGAAAAGGTGGCCTGAAGA ATCCATATGCTGACAACCACCCTAtg aAGGAGGAGGCGTCTCTAAATATATGGCCGCGGAATCCTTG GGGCAGTTTATCAGGAGAACACGCTCATTCGGCTAATAATCATCTCCACAG taaaGAACGCCAAAGCCCCAACACTGCTGACcttaaagaaaagaagaagagggaaaaacaccgacaggagaaggagaaaaaagagcaaaaggatagggagaagaaggaaaatgaaatgaaaaagaagttCAAG GTGAACGGCGAAGAGGAGGCCATGTACCACGCCAAGGTGATGGTGGCTAGCAAGGTTCGCAAGAATGACCTGCCAGTGACGAGCGGGGACACGGTCAGCATCATTCGCACCACCAACTGCCCCAAAGGCAAATGGTTGGCCCGAGACGCCAACCACAAGT ACGGTTATATTTCAGTGATGAACGTAGAACTAAATATCAAAGAGATGCTGGAACTTGGCAAGAAGGCCCAGGCAGCTGGGCGAGGAGGCAACCTAGAGGGAGATACCATCAGCATTGGGAGCAG aTCCTCATGCCACCTTGTACTAACAAGCAGTT TCACCGATGACAGTGAGGAGTGGGCCTGCGAAGATGAGACCCTCTCGCCCTCCAGTGAAAGCCA TAGCTGTCCCCTTCAGATAGCCTCACTGCCCGAGATGT CATGTGGCCATGTCGGCGCTCAGCACACTCTGAGCGATGCCAACCTGGAGGACCTACACACGCA gACCAGACACGAGGCCCTGCAGAAACTAGCCATCTTCTTTCAACACAGCAAAGATGAATTTGACGACAtctctgatggaggaggagcaacCCCTACAAA TGCCGAGCCATCGA ATTTCTTGTATGGTGTTGAGGAGCCTCCATACCC GGAACAAGAGGTTGACTTCACAGAGCTGGAACTCCTTCCTCCCCCGCCGCTATATGCCGACACCTTCTGA